One window of Quercus robur chromosome 5, dhQueRobu3.1, whole genome shotgun sequence genomic DNA carries:
- the LOC126726697 gene encoding F-box protein At4g22280-like yields the protein MSQRNARTKSCKSCLSSARQNASTADPDIFSTLPDSLLTHILSHLSIRESVATSILSSRWRTLWTLVPQLHLIETDLNRPNLNLSFVDIVSRIWTLRNAITNPMPLHTLSIVWLTHCHPFYVDTWVRAAIPHGLKELCLNICNDTLLEFPRSVFFSTTLVALKLAGNFSLNPPSDARFPSLRILHLALLNYANSESLSAILTACPVLQDLCLYVFLRKDQGNFNIVVQVPTLKRMYLCCFNYNFQSSSFKVHINTPALEYLIFKGHLVEDVVFENLSHLVALVLQVEIVNGVSTEDDAKRVWDLIRPLAHVKSLSLSTKTTEILCHAFGDNVPMFHNLFSLKFNGCLYFEWHAIRFLLGRAPKLQILAFESCPEHSYGQPTPDSSWEEPLDVPECLSSHLTTCHYKGFLGDKDEMQLVRQILKVARVLKTLKITVDGHLESEEKLRVREALSTIVQKFPKSSQTCEIAFDERAVL from the exons ATGAGTCAAAGAAATGCGAGAACCAAGTCTTGCAAGAGTTGCCTATCATCTGCTCGACAAAATGCCTCTACTGCTGACCCTGACATTTTCAGCACTCTGCCGGACTCTCTCCTCACCCACATCCTCTCCCATCTCTCAATCCGAGAATCTGTCGCCACAAGCATTTTGTCGAGCAGGTGGAGGACTCTATGGACTCTCGTTCCACAACTTCACTTAATAGAAACAGACTTAAACCGGCCCAATCTTAACTTGAGCTTCGTGGATATAGTGTCCAGAATATGGACTCTTCGCAACGCCATTACCAATCCCATGCCTCTCCACACGTTGAGCATCGTTTGGCTCACACATTGTCATCCCTTCTATGTCGACACATGGGTCCGCGCCGCCATTCCACATGGTTTGAAAGAGCTTTGTCTAAATATTTGCAATGACACTCTGCTAGAGTTTCCCCGCAGTGTCTTCTTTTCTACAACATTAGTAGCTCTCAAATTGGCAGGCAACTTTTCTCTCAATCCACCTTCTGATGCTAGGTTCCCAAGTCTAAGGATTCTACATCTTGCACTTTTAAATTATGCAAACTCTGAATCTTTGTCTGCCATCCTTACTGCCTGCCCTGTCCTCCAAGATTTGTGCCTCTATGTGTTTTTGCGTAAAGATCAAGGCAACTTCAACATCGTTGTACAAGTACCCACACTCAAAAGAATGTATTTATGTTGctttaattataattttcagTCTTCATCATTCAAAGTCCACATAAACACCCCGGCTCTCGAGTACTTAATTTTCAAGGGTCATTTGGTCGAGGATGTTGTATTTGAAAACCTCTCTCACTTGGTTGCATTAGTCCTTCAAGTTGAGATAGTTAATGGTGTTAGTACTGAAGATGATGCAAAGAGGGTATGGGACTTGATTCGACCACTTGCTCATGTCAAATCCTTGAGTTTGTCCACAAAAACCACAGAG ATCCTCTGCCATGCTTTTGGTGACAATGTTCCCATGTTTCATAATTTGTTCTCGTTGAAGTTCAATGGATGTCTTTATTTTGAGTGGCATGCAATACGATTCTTGCTTGGACGGGCTCCAAAGCTACAGATACTTGCCTTTGAATCGTGCCCTGAACATTCCTATGGCCAGCCCACACCTGACAGTTCTTGGGAGGAGCCACTGGATGTTCCTGAATGTCTGTCATCGCACCTAACAACCTGTCATTATAAAGGATTTTTAGGGGATAAAGACGAGATGCAACTTGTTAGGCAAATCTTAAAGGTGGCAAGAGTATTAAAGACATTGAAAATAACTGTTGATGGTCATCTAGAATCAGAGGAGAAGCTTCGCGTTCGCGAGGCATTAAGCACGATAGTACAGAAGTTCCCAAAGAGCTCTCAAACTTGTGAAATTGCATTTGATGAACGAGCTGTGTTGTGA